From the genome of Glycine soja cultivar W05 chromosome 14, ASM419377v2, whole genome shotgun sequence:
AtcctttgattttcttttaaaacattCGATGACTAATATTTGACATGCCTCACTTAGTtagattgaaaagaaaaaaattgatttaaaatgttaaattccGAAAATTGAACTAAGCTCTTCTATTCAGAAGTCCTTAGCAAGGAAAATTGAAGAACCTAACATAATGCAAGCACCTTGCTTTTATGGCGTACGATGGAAATGCATGTCAATGGAGACAAGGCAAGTTTGTGTTGAGAAGTGAGTTGAGGTGCAATAAGAGGCTAATTCCTTCAAAAGATTAAGGCCAATGAGAAGGATTGAGGCTGTCGAGTTTAAAAGAGAGTGAATAGAGATAGAGGTTATGGGTCCCTAAATTGAAATGGATATTTTCAAACATACAAAGGAAAATCAACTTGTGAgattaggagaagaaaatagatattttgttaacaattaaaatttatttatttataaccattttcaaaggtagaaggacatattttttattttttataattttaattttaaaataaaacacaaaataaattattatcttaaaataaaataaaaaaaatatgagatacTACTTGTTGATTATTTATAAAACTCAAACTCAAAACCTATTTaaagaatcaaaattcaaacGTATTAACAACATGTCAACATATGAGGTGCATATaagacttaaataaaaaaaatatagtttaaataatcttttgattctatagttacacttttttttttaatttggtacttataatttaaaacatgCCAATTTAGTTCTCATAGTTAGTGTTTTTATATCCAATTTGGTCATCGCCGTAAAATCACCTTAACATCATTTGTTCAACCATGACATATTACTCCTACTCATTGAACTTGCCTTCTCTGCTCTTGACGACATGTTACTATTTTTACTGTTCATCAACCCCTAAATTACCTTCTACAATCGCAATACACCACCACCCAAAACAACACTTAAAAGCCACGTCATTGATCGAACAAACACCCGTAGCAGTGATCTCGATCTCACAACAAGGAccaaattagaaagaaaaagttaaactataaaaataaaaatcaaataagtatatttaaatctactagtatcaaattgaaaaaaaaaatatttttggttgatgtaaattaatgtttttttgtttatgtaaatttatttttctaattttattttttataagttaatgtttttttttttgttaaccaGTGTAGTtgatgtttttctaattttggttcatgtaatatttttaatttttgtatttatagtCCCTATAAATTTATGGTTAcattaatcaaaattgaaaagaaaaataaacttacacaaactaaaaataaataaaatatcttacaaaaactaaaattaaaaaaacacaaacatacaaaaactaaaattaaaaaaacacaaacatacaaaaactaaaattaaaaaaaataaacttataaaaataaaaaaaatactaactggcataagccaaaaacatatttaacccaattaaaaaataagtgtcACCATAGGGATTCGAGggtatttaaaccaaaaaagaaaaattcttagGATGTTATATACTCCATATTGCAAGACACTATGACCTACTAATtactttttctaaatttttaattttgtttttactaaAATGGAGTTGAGGATACTTTAAAAGCAGCTATTGTATTGTTATCCCTGCTACCACAAAGTTTCTTTTTGCCGATTTACCTCAAAAAGTAGCAATAAAACATCCGACGGTTACACTACAAAAATGATTACACCCATTTATTATTACTTATTACTCCTCAACCTCATCACTCACTTTCCACACCACCACTTTCACCATCTTCCCCTCTCCCTCTTCTGAACTCACCAGTCCAACAATGGCCGCAGCCTTAGAATGTTGGTCCAGCCGCACCaccgccgccgccgccaccTCCACCGACGACGACACGGTGGAGCAAGTCCTCATGCGCACCCACCACAGATCCGAGGGAACCACCACCACTTCcacccccaacaacaacaacaacaacaaagacccTTCCTCCGCCATCCCCGTCCACAAGAAGCTCCAGAAGCTCACTCGCAACGTCTCCGAAGCCATCGCTTCCTTTAGAAACTCCCTCAACCTCGATTCTCCGCCTTCTTCCAAAGCCGATGCTTCTTCCCGGAAGCTCGCGTGGGGAAGCGTTGTTCGCAATCTTACTCAGCTCTACCCCGGTAGCCAGCTCCCTGAGAAGCTCATGTCCAACATTCGCAAGCATTACGATTCCTTGCCCCTCAGGTTCCTTAACAAAATGGCATCCTaagttagtttttttaactAACTGTAGCCATCGCAGTTGCAGATTTTGTCGCAATTCTTGATATTACTGAAAATAAATCTGCTGCGGCAATTGTGGTCGTCATGCAGTTGCGGCCGAGCCTTTATTAAAAATCTTGATGTGTGACTGATATGACTGTAGTTGCTGTTACAATTACAATTTCTTCGCAATCCTTGAtattgcagaaaaaaaaaatctgttacaGCAAAAGTAATTGCGGTGGAGACTTTATTAAAAGTCTTGACGTGTGACTAAACTGAAATTGAGTTGTTTTTTTTGAAACCTTGATGCCAATCACCCATCTTTTCACACCAATGCTTGATCTTGATTTCTACTTTTCATTTTTCCATCATGggttttgcttcttcttcttcttctttttttttttgcatttctaCACTCTCCTAAGTTCACTCatggttttattttaaattgtggttTTCTTTTTCGATATTGCGAACGAATGTGACTGATGTAACCACAATTGCGGTGACAGACAAACACCATAAAAACGTCAAGGCTGAAATCACGGTCACTGACTATTTCTAAAAACTTTGAGCTTACTTGCTTTAGCTTTGAACAACTTAAAAAGTCAATAAACACGAGTTATGGAATCATGGGTGTTTTGTATTTTTGGCTTcttctcatattttttattcgTTGTTTTGCAGTTATGCACAGGCGGAGTTTGATATGAAGGATGTGTTTCTTCACATAAAGTTGATGGAGCAAGCTTCAGAGAGTGATCAGCCTGCGATTTTGATTCAAGAGGAGTGTGATTACGAGGTTCAGGGGTCTGCTTTGAGGCTCACGTTTGCTTGCAACTCTCCGATTTCGTGGCCTGCGATGTCCGGTGCGTTGGATAGTTCCTCCATTTGCTGCAAGAGGATGCAGATCTTTGAGAAGAAGGGCTTCACCTTGGGGGTTGTGCTTCTTGTGGTTCAATCTGGGCATGATAAGTTGGTGAGGACCAGGGTTGAAAGTGCTTTGAAGTTTGCCATGAAGAGGCCGAAAACCGGTGCTGTCAAGCTTCCCTTTGGGCTTTGTGGGTGCCAAGAGGAGAATTCTAAAGGGGGAGACCTTGTGGAGATTGAAGAAGAAATCAGTGATGGTTACCGTGGGAAGGAGTTTGAGAATTCAGGCCAAAGGATTCAGCTTCAGGtgcctttgccttcttcatcttttgttgtGTCAGTGGACGAATGGCAGACCATAAAGTCAGGTGGGGATGAGATTGAGAAATGGTTGTTGAACTCAGATAGTGTTGAGTTTGTTGAGCAGATTGGGCCGAATTCGTTTAAGGGAGTGTATTTGGGGAAGAGGGTTAAGATTGAGAAGCTGAAGGGGTGTGATAAAGGGAATTCTTATGAGTTTGAGCTCCACAAGGATCTGCTGGAACTCATGACTTGTGGTCATAGAAACATTCTGCAGTTCTGTGGTATTTGTGTGGATGATAATCATGGGTTGTGTGTGGTGACCAAGTTCATGGAAGGTGGATCTGTTCACGACTTGATGATGAAGAACAAGAAGCTTCAGACTAAGGATATTGTGAGGATTGCTGTTGATGTGGCTGAAGGGATCAAGTTTATGAATGACCATGGTGTTGCATATAGAGACCTTAATACACCGAGGATTCTGTTGGATAGGCATGGGAATGCTTGCTTGGGAGACATGGGTATAGTCACTGCCTGCAAAAGTGTTGGAGAAGCAATGGAGTATGAAACTGATGGTTATAGGTGGCTAGCTCCCGAGGTTTGTCCCTATTCATTCACCCTCATTTTATTTAGCAAAATACTTGTTGCAATTGTGCAACATTGTGTCACAGGATTATGTTCCATAGTCATATGTAGTTCTGTAGTGTTTTTGCCATGCATAGTCCGAAATATTCTCCAGCTGACCAGCTTTttctttataagaaaataaaaagtgaagaaTAGGATCACAATGTGGTATCtattctttttaaaagataGGGCCCCTCCTTCTCAATAGTTTGACACCTAGACCTACACACCTAATCTAAATCCTCCTGGCTTTTAGGTAAGATAATAGATGACAATGTGTTATATGCTTTTTACCTGCTGCTCCAGAAAATCTTTTGACATGTAATGGTCTGCTTTTTctaaacataaggtgcaaaaaTACTAATGCTCCTATCCTATGCTCATGGATTCGCTATATGCATCCTCAATCAATAAAACTTTTTCTATATGCACCAACTTTATTCTCACTGATTTGGTTAGAAATTTATGACTTTGGCACAAATTATAAGATCGAAATCTCTCCAACGTGGAAATGAAAATGATTGTCTGCTTGTGATGCTTATTTGGCCAACTTGGTGTACTCCTCCAGGAA
Proteins encoded in this window:
- the LOC114385090 gene encoding mitogen-activated protein kinase kinase kinase 10-like — its product is MAAALECWSSRTTAAAATSTDDDTVEQVLMRTHHRSEGTTTTSTPNNNNNNKDPSSAIPVHKKLQKLTRNVSEAIASFRNSLNLDSPPSSKADASSRKLAWGSVVRNLTQLYPGSQLPEKLMSNIRKHYDSLPLSYAQAEFDMKDVFLHIKLMEQASESDQPAILIQEECDYEVQGSALRLTFACNSPISWPAMSGALDSSSICCKRMQIFEKKGFTLGVVLLVVQSGHDKLVRTRVESALKFAMKRPKTGAVKLPFGLCGCQEENSKGGDLVEIEEEISDGYRGKEFENSGQRIQLQVPLPSSSFVVSVDEWQTIKSGGDEIEKWLLNSDSVEFVEQIGPNSFKGVYLGKRVKIEKLKGCDKGNSYEFELHKDLLELMTCGHRNILQFCGICVDDNHGLCVVTKFMEGGSVHDLMMKNKKLQTKDIVRIAVDVAEGIKFMNDHGVAYRDLNTPRILLDRHGNACLGDMGIVTACKSVGEAMEYETDGYRWLAPEIIAGDPENVTETWMSNVYSFGMVIWEMVTGETAYSSFSPVQAAVGIAACGLRPEIPKDCQQTLKYIMTKCWNNNPSKRPHFSEILAILLRSNNNNR